CACAGTCACCGAGTGCGCGGTGGCTCGCTTCGACGCCAGCGGCGTACTGGTCAACGCCGACGAGGCCGTCGGCGAGCTGGTCAACACGGCGGGAGCGGGATTCTTCACCGGGTACTACAACGACCCAGCCGCCAACGCCGAGCGGCTGCGGCACGGCATGTACTGGTCCGGTGACCTCGCCTACCGTGACGCGCAGGGTTGGATCTACCTGGCCGGGCGCACCGCCGACTGGATGCGGGTGGACGGCGAGAACATGGCGGCGGCCCCGATCGAACGAATCCTGCTGCGCCACAATTCGGTCAACCGTGTCGCGGTGTACGCCGTCCCGGACGGTCATGTCGGCGATCAGGTGATGGCGGCCATCGTCCTCAACGACGGCCGCACCCTCGATCCCGTCGAGTTCGAGGCCTTCCTCGGCGCGCAGCCCGACCTGTCCCCCAAGGCGTGGCCGCGCTACGTGCGGCTGGCCGCCGATCTGCCCAGCACGGCCACCCACAAGGTGCTCAAGCGGCAGTTGATCGCCGAGGGCACGGCGATCGGTGCCGGCGAAACCCTGTGGGTGCGAGAACCGCGCGGCACCGCTTACGCGGCTAGCCCCGGTGTTCCCGACGACGAATCTGTCCCTTCGTCCGCGGCACCCGCCTGACCGGATCTCGGCTTGTGCCGCCGGCGATCTCGTCACGCAACTGCGCAATGTTGGAGATCTCCGCGTACAACCCGCGGATGGCGTAGTCCAACACGGCAAACGAGAAGCGGTGTTCGGGTTCTTCGGTGATGCCGAGTTCGCGGGAACGCTGCCGTGACCAGAGCGCCTCGTCGAGCCGCGCCCGCGTCGCCTCGAGATGGCGGTCCAGCGTGTCGACAATGCGTTCCGGATCCTCGCCCCGCGCGAGCCAGGTGCGCAGAATGACGGGGTGCTTGATGACGACCTGCTCATCGCCCGGGAAGTGCTGCACCCAGCGGCGCAGCGCGGCCAATCCGGAGTCGGTGGTCTCGTACAACGTGATGGCACGCCTGCCGGATTGGGCACCGATCTCGGCGACCAGGCCCCGTACCAACAGCCGGTTCAGTTCGCGTCGCACGTGACTGACCGACGGCGACCAGTAGAAGTGGCCGACCGACAACTCGGCCCGCATCTTGATCTCGCCGGCGGTCAGCTGTTCGTCGTTGGCCGCCAGCACACCCAGCACCAGGTAGGCCGTCACCGGTAGGCCGTCGGTACTACGTCGGGGACTCACGAATCGGCTACCTGTCGCTGGTGAAGCAGGGCAGTGTCAGGTCCGGGCCGACGACGTGGAACAGCACGCGCACGCGCATACCGATCACCACATCGTCGGGCGCCACCCCGACGATGTTGGTGAGCATCTGGTAGCCCTCGTCCAGCGTGACGATCGCCGGCGCGTAGGGCGGTTCGAATTCGGGGGTGACGGGACGGTAAACCACCGTCCAGCTGTAAATTTCGCCGGTCCCGGCACTGCGCGTCCAGTGCAGTTCGGTGGACAGACAACCGCGGCAGTGCTCGGTCGGCGGGAAGTTGGCTTGGCCGCACGCGTCGCACTGCTGGTAGCGCAGTTCGTGCGCCCGGCACCCATGCCAGAACGGCACACTCAGTGGGCTGCTCGCGTGCGGCAGCGGACCGGTCTGTGGTTGCAAGAACGTCACCGCGGCTCGTCTCCGAGTAGCAGCACGGTGGTGAACAGCGCACCGGCTCCCCCGTTGCTGCACAACGCGATGTGTGCATCCGGGACTTGAAGCGGGCCCGCCTCGCCGCGCAATTGCTGGACGGCCCGCACGGCCCGCTGCATCATCTGCGGATTGGCCCCGGCATGACTGAACGACATGGTTCCTCCATCGGTGGTGATCGGGTGGCTGCCACCGATCGCGATGTGGCCGTCGGCGACGAACGGACCGCCTTCGCCGTCTCCGCAGAAGCCGAAAGCTTCGAGCTGGCGGATGATCTCGAACGAGAAGGGGTCGTAGAGTTCCAGCACGTCGACATCATCGGGCCGAATTCCGGCGTGGCGGAATGCGCAGTCTGCCGCCCGTCTGCCGACGACGCCGTTCACGTGATCGCCGCGGCGGCCGGTGAGGTCCCAGGCCGGTGGGTGCTGATACGACGGGCCGTGGAAGTCGGCGCCGCTGCCCAGCACGTAGATCGGTTGCCGAGCCCCCTCCCCCTTGTCCAAGACCTTCTCGATATTCGCCACCACCAGGGCGCAGCCGCCTTCGGACGTGGTGGCGCAGTCGAGCAGGTGGAACGGATCGGCGATCGAGCGCGAGGCGGTGATGTCGTTGGGGGTGAACGGACCACGTTGGTAGTACACCGCTTCCGGGTTCTGCGACCCGTTGTTGCGGATGGTCGCGGCCACTATGGACAGCTGTTCGCGAGTGGTGCCGTAGATGTGCATGTGCCGTCGCGCGATCAGCGCGAATTCGGCGGTGGTGAACATCCCCCAGGGCGCGACGAATTCGTTTTCCGGCCGGGTCCACGGCGCCGTGGCCTCGTGGTCGCGGTACTCGCCGGCTTGGGCGGCCACGAGCACCACGACGTCGGCCATGCCGTGTTCGATCGCCGTGACCGCCTCGGTGATCATCCCGACGCCGAAGGCCAGACCCTGCCACGCCGGGCCGAGGCGCAGGTCATAGATCAACGCGGTCGAGTGTGGGCTCGCGCTGATGCCGTCGACGTCGTCGAGGGTGAGTCCGGCATCGTCGAGCGCTCCCCGGATCGCCTTGACGGCCAGGCTCCGCGACGTCTCGCCGTCCAGGCGCCGGCCCTGGCGGGTGTTGTGCACGCCGACGATCGCCGCGGTGCGCGCGGTCGTACTCACTCCTGCTCCATTCGTTGCAGCCGTTCAGTTTTCATCGGCCACCACGCCCAGATAGGTTCCCCGGACGTCGTAGCGACAGCCGTCGCGTACGACCGTGCCGATGAGCCTGGCCCGGCTGTCGGTGCCCGGTGCGCCGGGCCCCGACACCCGTACCACGTCGATGCGCACGTCCACCGGCCGGGACGTTTGCGGGTCGGTGAGCTCGACGACCATCGCCACCGCGCGCTCACCCTCGTCCCACTCGACGCTGGTGATGCGGTGCCGTGCGGTCAGTTCCATCACGACTGACTCGCGACGCACCAAAAACCGCACCGGCGCGCACAGTTCGCCGGCGCGCGGCGGTACGCACAGCGTGACCGCCATGTCACAAGCCCGCAGGCCGGACACTGGTTGCGCGCGCCGCCCGCAATTCGGTCAGCTCGTCCGGACGGCGCCCCAACACCTGGCCCAACACCTCGCTGGTGTGCTGCCCGTACAACGGTGCGACCCGGCGGACCCAACGTCGTGGCTTCCCGACGAAGGTGAAAGGCATACCGGTGCATAGAAACTCACCGACGACCGGGTGGTCCACGGTTTCCCAGAATCCGCGGGCCAACAGGTGCGGGTCGCTGAGTAGCGACGCTGCGTCGGTCACCCCCGCGGCGGCCAACTGTGCGGCGCGCAGGGTGCCAACCGCCTCGCTCGCCGGGCGGCGGGCGGTCCAGGCCGCGATCAGCTTGTCGATTTCGTCGGCCCGCTCGGCCCAGTCGGCCGCGTCGGCTCCGAGATCGGGCTGGTCGATGAGCGCGGCGAGCCCGGTGCGCGCGGCGTCGCTCAACGCGGCCAGAGCGACCCATTCGTCGTCACCCTGGCAGCGATACAGCCCCTGCGGCACCGCTCCCGGGCCTCGGTTGCCCTGTCGGCACATCTGGATCCCGTTACGGGAGTACTCGAGCAGCATTTCGGCCGCAACGTTCAGCGCCGACTCCACCATCGTGGACTCGACCTGCAGCCCGATGCCCTCGCGGTCGCGGATCACCAGCGCCGCGATCGCCGCGAAAGCCGAGTGCAACCCGGCGATGGGATCACACACTCCGCGCGGAATCACCGGTGGGCCATCGGCATGTCCGGTCATCCACGCCATGCCGGTCGCCTGTTCCATCGTCTGTGCGAAACCGACTCGGTCGCGCCATGGACCGTCCAGGCCGAAGGCCGGCATGCGGACCATGACCGCGCGTGGATTCACGGCATGCACGGCGTCCCACTGCAATCCGAAGTTTGCCATCACCCTGGGGGAGAAGTTCTCGATGACCAGATCGCTTCGCCCGATGAGATCCAGTGCCAGCGCACGCCCGGCGTCGGTGCTGAGCTCGACGCTGATACCGCGCTTGTTGTTGTTGCTGCACAGGAAGACCGGGCCCCACTCCCACCACTGGTCCCAGTCCGGGGGACGGCCCGCGGAGAATCGCATGCCGTCGGGGCGGCGAACGCCCTCCAGCTTGATCACGTCGGCGCCGAGTGCACCGAGAAATTGGGTGGCCACCGGGCCCGCCCAAAACGCGGTGAAATCGGTGATCCTGATGTCGGACAGCGGAAGCGCCTCGGGATTGGCAAGTTTCGGCCGACCCTGCCGTGCCGGCCACCGCACGCGACCGTTGTCGGCACCCAGCAGCGGTGGCCGGCCGGGCGGCCGGGTGGCGATGGCGTCGCCGCGATACGGCACTCGCGGCTGTAGGACGCCGAGCTCGGACTCGACGAACACGCCGCGTTCGACGAAGTGGTCGACGGTGGGCAGGGTGGCGGGCATACCGATGGGCGCCACCGGGATTCGAAAGGCCACCGCGAGATCGACAATCTCCTGTGTGGTCCTGGCTTCGGTCCACTGCCTGACCATGCCGAGGAACTCGTCGCGGCGCTCGACGCGGCCGGTGAACGAGGCGAGTTCGGCGTCGTCGACCAGGTCGGCGCGGTCAATCATGACCAGGAAGTCCTGGAACTGTTGGGCGGTGATCGTGCAGAATCCCACCAGACCGTCCGCCGTCGGGACGATCGACGGCAGCTCCAAACTACGTCGCTGCAGCAGCGAACCCGCGCCCAGGACGCTGGCCGACATGGCAGAAAGTCCCCCCATCGCGATCGCCATCGCCTCATAAGTGGAGACGTCGATGATCTCACCGCGGCCGCCGCGCGCGGTGTGCCGAGCCGCGGCCGCGGCGACGGCGGCGGCGAACGAGCCCGCCAGCCACTCCCCAAGCCGCCCGCCCGCCTGCACCGGCTCGTCGCCCGGCCAGCCGCGGCCGCCTGTCGATCCGCACATCGCTTGCAGGATGAACTCATTAGCCATGACGTGGTCGTCGACATACGGACCCGTGGTCCCGAACGGTGTCACGCTGACGACCACCGCTGACGGGCCGGTGTATGCCGTGATCTTGCCGAGTGTCCAACCGTCGGTCAGGTCGGTGAGCACGATATCGGCCCCGGCCAGCAGTGCGGTCGCTGCCTCAGGATCGTTGACCGAACTCTTGCCCGCCGCCAGGTATCCGAACAGCGCCCCGGGCCGCCCCCCGGCCGACCACTGTCGCAGTGAATCACCCTGTGCCGATTCGATTTTCACCACCTCGGCGCCGCCGTCAGCGAACATCTTCCCGGCGTAGGACGCGGCGATCCCGTTGGATAGCTCCACCACCCGCCAGGTCTCGAACGGTGCGTGGGCCGCCACGCTCAATTGCCCAGCGTCGTCGCACGGCCGGCGATACCGGTCACCTCGGCGGTCACCGGCGCCCGTGCCGCGGCCTGCGCCTGCAGGGCGAACTGCGTCATGCGGGTCCACGCGTCGCGGTCGCGCTCGCTGGCTTGCCGCCCGACGTGGGTGACCACGTCGACGTCGGCGGCCTGCGCACGCAGCTGGCCGACCCGGGCGTGTTCTTTGGGTATATGCCGGAACGGATCGAATGAGTAGGCCGCCATGGCATTTTCGTGCGTGATCTTGTTGATCGTCGCGTCGTCGAGGTGGCCCATATTGGCGATGATGTCCTCGGGCGCGAACGGCCAGTTGCTGTCGGAATGCGGAAAGTCGGACTCCCAGCACAGCATGTCCTCGTTGAACCACTCCATGTTGCGCACACCGACTTTGTCGCTGATAAAGCAGGTGAAGAAGTGCCGCTTGAACACGTCGGCGGGGCCGTCGTAGCCCGGCGGAAAGGTCGCCAGTGTCCACCCCGAATGCCGGTGGTAGACGTGCTCGGCTCGCCACAGGAAGTAAGGGATCCACCCGACGTCACCCTCGGTCAGGGAGAACTTCAGGTCCGGGAAGTCGGCCCAGAACTCGGCCCAGATCAACTCGGTGAAGGTGAACATGCTCATCATCGATGATGCCGTCATCTGCACGCTGGCCGGCGCGTCCGTGGAGACCTGTGGGGACCGCGACGCCGAGCCGACGTGCGTACACAGCACCGTCTTGTGCTCACAGACCGCCTCGAACAGCGGATACCAATACTTGGTGTGAATGCTGGGCATTTCCAACGCTTCCGGATTCTCCGAAAACGTCACGGCGTGACAACCCTTGTCGGCCAGACGCTTGACTTCCCTGGCCGCCTCGGCGACGTCGAACAACGGCAGGATGCCACACGGAATGAATCTGCCCGGATAAGCGCCACACCATTCGTCGACGTGCCAATCGTTGTAGGCCTTGATCATCACCAGGTTGACGTCGCGGTCGGGACCCTGATTGAGGACCTGACCGGAGAACCCGGTGAAGTTCGGGAAATTCAGGCCCGCCAACTGTCCGCCGGCGTTCATGTCACGGACGCGCTCATCGACGTTGAAGCAGCCCGGTCGCATCTCGTCGTAGCGCGACGCGTCGATGTTGTACATCTCGCGCGGTTTGCCCGCGACCGCGTTGAGGCCCATGTTTCGGCCGCGGACCTGTCCGTAGTACCACTGCTGAATGCCGTCCGGTTCGAGCACCACGCGGGGCGCAAGGTGCTTGTACTTCACGGGCACGTGCGCGTCGAACATGTCCGCCGGCTCGGCGATGTGGTCGTCCACACTGATCAGGATCAGATCGTCTTTGTCCATGCCGCACTTTCCTCGCTATAGCGACTAGTAGACAATGATCTTTGGTTGCGCGTCAATGCCATTCTCGGGCCGAATATCGCCATGATCGGCGGAGCTCGGTGGAGTCGGTCGTCAAGAAGCCCAAGACTATGTGGACTATTAGTCCGAATAAATCGCCAGTGCATACCGGTCGAATATTTGCCCGAACTTCCTTTTCGATCGTCGTCGCGTGCCACCATGAGGCATGGCCGGCCCAGAAGGTGACGCGACGACCGCGGATAAACCGGCGCGGCCCACCAACGCCGATGTTGCGCGGTTGGCCAGCGTGTCGACGGCGACGGTCAGCTATGTGTTGAACAACGCCGAGGGCCGTCGCATCTCGGCTGGCACCCGGGAGGCGGTTCGCCGTGCCGCGGACCTGCTTGGCTACCGACCCAATCTCGCCGCGCGCAACCTCGCGCGCGGACGCAGCGGTGTGGTCCTGTACGTGGTGCCGCAAGTCGCGGTGGGCGAGATGCCGATGCTGGCCGGCAGCCGGATGACCACCGAACTGGCCCAGCGCGGGTTGTTACAGGTGCAGATTTTCGAGACCGACGACGATCAGCATGTCGTCGACGCGATCAAGAACCTCGATCCGGTTGCGGTGATGAGCCTGTTCCCGCTCAGTAGCGCGGCTTCGGACGTGGTGCAGTCAGCCGGCATCCCGACCATCGAGATCGGCACCCTGCCCGCCCTCGGCGATCCGCGCCTGTCCATCGGAGAGCTGCGGATCGCACACCTCGTCTCCCGAGGCCACCGACGGATCGCGTTCGCCTACACCGGAATCCAGCGATGGCGGCGGCTGGGCGACTATTGGTACCACGGCCTGCTCCGCGCGGCGAAGGCGCGCGACCTACCACCGTTGGCCGTGGGCGAGGTGACGGTGGACAACGCCGCAGAAACGGTGCGGAAGTGGGTGAGCGCCGGCGTGACGGCCGTGTGCGCCCAAAGCGACGACATCGCCTGCCTGGTGCTGCATGGGATTCACGAAGCGGGCCTACGCTGCCCGCGCGACCTTGCGGTCATCGGCGTCGACGCCAGCCCGATGGGGTTGGTGAGCAGTCCCCCGTTGACCACCGTGCAATTCGATCCGCGCGCCGTCGCCGATATCGCCCTCGCGGCGCTCTTCGAACGAATCGGGTATCGCAGCGCGCCATTCGGCGAACCGTCCGGTATCGGTCGCCTCATCGTGCGGGCCTCGACATAAGCGAGACCTGAGCAAGACCTAGGCGATGGTGATTGCCGCCAATCCGCGGCGTACCCGATCGGGCAGCGATCCCCCGTCGCGCAGCCAGTCGTCCAGCGCGAGGCGGACCGCCGCCATCGCCAGCGCCCCGATTAATCGCGGTCTCGGATCATGTTGTGCGGCACCGCCAATCCGCGGAGCGATGAGCTCAGCGATCGCCGCCTCGTAGCGCACGTAGATCCGTAACGTCCAGGCGTCCAGGGTCTCCGAGGAGCGAGTCAGGGTGGCCAATTCGCGCACCTGTTCCTCGATCTCGCCGAATCCCCGCCCGAGATCAGCGAAAGCGCCGGCGACGGCATCCACGGCGCTGCGTCCCGGCGGTTGGGCGGCCAGCGCGGCGGTGATCCGGTCCAGCCAGTGCTTGTTCATGCCCTCAGCGACGGCGTCTTCCTTGGAGTTGAAGTAGCGAAAGAACGTCGCCCGACTGATCGCGGCCGTTTCGGCTATGTCATCCACGGTCGCACCGGCCAAGCCGCGACTGATCACCAGTTGGGCGGCGGCCTGGGCGATGCGTTGACGCGTCGCGGTCCGTTTTTGCCCCGCGACGGATATCGACGTGGATGACACAGACATCTGCCCACCATATCCGTGCCGGCCGGACCGGCGCCCGAGTCCACGAAATCGGCCCGCTGGCCGCCGAACTCAACAGGTAACGTGCGCCACCATCATGAAATCGAATGGCCGCCATCACGAATTCCTATTGGCCCTGGCGATTCACGACTGCAAGGCTCCGTGGAGCACGTCGAGTGATTGGACGTCGAGCGATTGGACAAGCCGGAGATCGTCAATGGACCAGAGTTTCACGCAGAGCGCACATGACACCATCGTCGAAGGGGTCGGCCGGCCCGATTTCGACAAGGCGGTTGCGGCGCTGCGAGGCGGTGTCGGCGTGGTCGGTGCGGCCGGTCCAGCGCCGGCCGCTGCGGGTGCGGTCCGGGTACTGCAGCCGGGCGAGGGGCCCGTCGCGGGCAAGCACTACCTGCAGTCCACCCCGGACCGGGTGCTGTGGGGCTATGTCCCCAACGTCCATGCCACGCCGGTGCTGCAGATGAAGTCGGGTGAAACCATCACCATCGACGCTGTCTCCCATGAAGGCATCCTCGAGGACCAAGGGCGCGACCCCGTCGCGTACTTCGGATCAAAGGGTGTTTCGCAGGCCGATGTGCTGGTCGACGCCATCGCCATCGCGGCAGAATATCGGCGCACCCCAAGGGATTTCGATAAGGACGGACCGCACG
This Mycobacterium simiae DNA region includes the following protein-coding sequences:
- a CDS encoding PadR family transcriptional regulator, which encodes MSPRRSTDGLPVTAYLVLGVLAANDEQLTAGEIKMRAELSVGHFYWSPSVSHVRRELNRLLVRGLVAEIGAQSGRRAITLYETTDSGLAALRRWVQHFPGDEQVVIKHPVILRTWLARGEDPERIVDTLDRHLEATRARLDEALWSRQRSRELGITEEPEHRFSFAVLDYAIRGLYAEISNIAQLRDEIAGGTSRDPVRRVPRTKGQIRRREHRG
- a CDS encoding thiolase family protein codes for the protein MSTTARTAAIVGVHNTRQGRRLDGETSRSLAVKAIRGALDDAGLTLDDVDGISASPHSTALIYDLRLGPAWQGLAFGVGMITEAVTAIEHGMADVVVLVAAQAGEYRDHEATAPWTRPENEFVAPWGMFTTAEFALIARRHMHIYGTTREQLSIVAATIRNNGSQNPEAVYYQRGPFTPNDITASRSIADPFHLLDCATTSEGGCALVVANIEKVLDKGEGARQPIYVLGSGADFHGPSYQHPPAWDLTGRRGDHVNGVVGRRAADCAFRHAGIRPDDVDVLELYDPFSFEIIRQLEAFGFCGDGEGGPFVADGHIAIGGSHPITTDGGTMSFSHAGANPQMMQRAVRAVQQLRGEAGPLQVPDAHIALCSNGGAGALFTTVLLLGDEPR
- a CDS encoding Zn-ribbon domain-containing OB-fold protein, with product MTFLQPQTGPLPHASSPLSVPFWHGCRAHELRYQQCDACGQANFPPTEHCRGCLSTELHWTRSAGTGEIYSWTVVYRPVTPEFEPPYAPAIVTLDEGYQMLTNIVGVAPDDVVIGMRVRVLFHVVGPDLTLPCFTSDR
- a CDS encoding TetR family transcriptional regulator — its product is MSVSSTSISVAGQKRTATRQRIAQAAAQLVISRGLAGATVDDIAETAAISRATFFRYFNSKEDAVAEGMNKHWLDRITAALAAQPPGRSAVDAVAGAFADLGRGFGEIEEQVRELATLTRSSETLDAWTLRIYVRYEAAIAELIAPRIGGAAQHDPRPRLIGALAMAAVRLALDDWLRDGGSLPDRVRRGLAAITIA
- a CDS encoding CaiB/BaiF CoA-transferase family protein, coding for MAAHAPFETWRVVELSNGIAASYAGKMFADGGAEVVKIESAQGDSLRQWSAGGRPGALFGYLAAGKSSVNDPEAATALLAGADIVLTDLTDGWTLGKITAYTGPSAVVVSVTPFGTTGPYVDDHVMANEFILQAMCGSTGGRGWPGDEPVQAGGRLGEWLAGSFAAAVAAAAARHTARGGRGEIIDVSTYEAMAIAMGGLSAMSASVLGAGSLLQRRSLELPSIVPTADGLVGFCTITAQQFQDFLVMIDRADLVDDAELASFTGRVERRDEFLGMVRQWTEARTTQEIVDLAVAFRIPVAPIGMPATLPTVDHFVERGVFVESELGVLQPRVPYRGDAIATRPPGRPPLLGADNGRVRWPARQGRPKLANPEALPLSDIRITDFTAFWAGPVATQFLGALGADVIKLEGVRRPDGMRFSAGRPPDWDQWWEWGPVFLCSNNNKRGISVELSTDAGRALALDLIGRSDLVIENFSPRVMANFGLQWDAVHAVNPRAVMVRMPAFGLDGPWRDRVGFAQTMEQATGMAWMTGHADGPPVIPRGVCDPIAGLHSAFAAIAALVIRDREGIGLQVESTMVESALNVAAEMLLEYSRNGIQMCRQGNRGPGAVPQGLYRCQGDDEWVALAALSDAARTGLAALIDQPDLGADAADWAERADEIDKLIAAWTARRPASEAVGTLRAAQLAAAGVTDAASLLSDPHLLARGFWETVDHPVVGEFLCTGMPFTFVGKPRRWVRRVAPLYGQHTSEVLGQVLGRRPDELTELRAARATSVRPAGL
- a CDS encoding LacI family DNA-binding transcriptional regulator, which produces MAGPEGDATTADKPARPTNADVARLASVSTATVSYVLNNAEGRRISAGTREAVRRAADLLGYRPNLAARNLARGRSGVVLYVVPQVAVGEMPMLAGSRMTTELAQRGLLQVQIFETDDDQHVVDAIKNLDPVAVMSLFPLSSAASDVVQSAGIPTIEIGTLPALGDPRLSIGELRIAHLVSRGHRRIAFAYTGIQRWRRLGDYWYHGLLRAAKARDLPPLAVGEVTVDNAAETVRKWVSAGVTAVCAQSDDIACLVLHGIHEAGLRCPRDLAVIGVDASPMGLVSSPPLTTVQFDPRAVADIALAALFERIGYRSAPFGEPSGIGRLIVRAST
- a CDS encoding amidohydrolase family protein produces the protein MDKDDLILISVDDHIAEPADMFDAHVPVKYKHLAPRVVLEPDGIQQWYYGQVRGRNMGLNAVAGKPREMYNIDASRYDEMRPGCFNVDERVRDMNAGGQLAGLNFPNFTGFSGQVLNQGPDRDVNLVMIKAYNDWHVDEWCGAYPGRFIPCGILPLFDVAEAAREVKRLADKGCHAVTFSENPEALEMPSIHTKYWYPLFEAVCEHKTVLCTHVGSASRSPQVSTDAPASVQMTASSMMSMFTFTELIWAEFWADFPDLKFSLTEGDVGWIPYFLWRAEHVYHRHSGWTLATFPPGYDGPADVFKRHFFTCFISDKVGVRNMEWFNEDMLCWESDFPHSDSNWPFAPEDIIANMGHLDDATINKITHENAMAAYSFDPFRHIPKEHARVGQLRAQAADVDVVTHVGRQASERDRDAWTRMTQFALQAQAAARAPVTAEVTGIAGRATTLGN